The following proteins are co-located in the Chryseobacterium daecheongense genome:
- a CDS encoding copper homeostasis protein CutC, translated as MSKIEIACFNPHSAIVAFENGADRIELCDGLSEGGTTPDFETTKKLREKINIPVFVMIRPRGGNFTYTNEEFEQMKSELTQLKSLNVDGFVFGILDENDEVNMEQNKTLVEMAHPLPCTFHRAFDRAKGLESSLEKVISCGFKTILTSGQKPNVSEGKENLKKLVELSNGRIEILVGGGLRSTNIQDIREFTNAAYFHSSAITDGGQFADADEVIALKNK; from the coding sequence ATGTCAAAGATAGAAATAGCATGTTTTAATCCTCATTCTGCCATCGTTGCTTTTGAAAATGGGGCAGACAGAATAGAATTATGTGATGGTTTAAGTGAAGGAGGAACTACACCAGATTTTGAAACAACTAAAAAACTGAGAGAAAAGATAAACATTCCTGTTTTTGTCATGATCCGTCCCCGTGGAGGAAATTTCACTTATACAAATGAAGAATTTGAACAGATGAAAAGTGAGCTTACCCAGCTTAAATCTCTTAATGTCGACGGCTTTGTTTTCGGAATTTTAGATGAGAATGATGAGGTTAATATGGAACAAAATAAAACCCTGGTTGAAATGGCACATCCGTTACCTTGCACTTTTCACCGAGCCTTTGACAGGGCAAAAGGTTTAGAAAGCTCATTGGAAAAAGTGATCAGCTGTGGTTTTAAAACGATTCTTACTTCCGGACAGAAACCTAATGTTTCCGAGGGTAAAGAAAATCTGAAAAAATTGGTAGAGCTTTCAAATGGGAGAATAGAAATTCTTGTGGGTGGAGGACTAAGATCAACCAATATCCAGGATATCCGTGAATTTACAAACGCAGCCTATTTTCATTCTTCAGCTATTACGGATGGCGGACAGTTTGCCGATGCAGATGAGGTAATTGCTTTGAAGAATAAATAA
- a CDS encoding glycoside hydrolase family 2 protein, with protein MNKTILFTFFLIHNFLSAQFSERSLSSEKWQFKNSKETQWLSAKVPGTVHQDLMDNKLIPDPFKDENEKKVQWVENENWDYQTHFKISSHELKNQNIDLVFEGLDTFSEIYLNGKLLQKTDNMFRKWSIPVKNYLKPGDNILKISFRSAVEEGKKLAQKVPFTMPESPRSFIRKAQYQFGWDWGPRLVTAGIWKEVKLDFWNDAKIKSIKDLQNVSAEPKGNFSFEVDIEVQTPGNYALKINNSQKTFSLGKGENKIRFPYQIDGLKIWQPNGWGDANLYDFKINLLKGEKEIHAKSLRTGFRTIELVQEKDEKGKSFYFKVNNQPLYIKGTNWIPGDSFSPRITKEKYQKLIKDCKEANINMIRVWGGGIYEDDEFYKACDENGILVWQDFMFAGSFYPSDADFLNNVKEEVKDQVTRLQNHPSIALWCGNNEVDEAIVNWGYQKQFKYSKEDSLQVWKDYRKVFHELIPNTLKEKLAPDKNIYWPSSPSIGWGHKESLTEGDSHYWGVWWGEQPFEVYNEKVGRFMSEYGFQGMPSLETTKTMFSGTPQLDLNNGTIKAHEKHARGWEIINTYMERDYPVPTDFIKYNYISQLLQARGMQIAFEAHRRAKPYNMGTLYWQLNDCWPVVSWSSIDYSGNWKALHYQVKRSFEQQIILAEEKDNKLNLFAVNDLIQDLNDVSATIEVTTFKGEIIKRIHSGNRNLKDIISFDPIEIEKILGRFSRNEVFLNVVLNDKSNKEVAQNTYFLVKPKDLKLSKPAVHIKKISSSEIEISTDVLTKNIYLMGDTHFSDNFFDLLPKKTRRIKLSKPLDKIEVMSLWDAINP; from the coding sequence ATGAATAAAACCATACTTTTTACCTTTTTTCTTATTCACAATTTTCTTAGTGCACAATTTTCCGAGCGCAGTTTATCATCCGAAAAATGGCAGTTTAAAAACTCAAAAGAAACTCAGTGGCTTTCTGCAAAAGTACCGGGAACCGTGCATCAGGATTTGATGGATAATAAATTGATCCCCGATCCATTTAAAGATGAAAATGAGAAAAAAGTCCAATGGGTAGAAAATGAAAACTGGGATTATCAGACCCATTTTAAAATTTCATCACACGAGTTGAAAAATCAAAATATAGATCTTGTATTTGAAGGCCTGGATACCTTTTCTGAAATTTACCTTAATGGAAAACTTCTTCAGAAGACGGATAACATGTTTAGAAAATGGAGTATTCCTGTTAAAAATTATCTGAAACCGGGCGACAATATTCTAAAGATTTCATTCAGGTCTGCTGTAGAAGAAGGTAAAAAGCTGGCTCAAAAAGTTCCTTTCACGATGCCTGAAAGTCCTAGAAGCTTTATAAGAAAGGCACAGTATCAGTTTGGTTGGGACTGGGGGCCGAGATTGGTTACGGCAGGAATATGGAAAGAGGTAAAACTGGACTTCTGGAATGATGCTAAGATTAAAAGCATAAAGGATTTACAAAATGTATCAGCGGAACCTAAAGGTAATTTTAGCTTTGAAGTTGATATCGAAGTACAGACACCAGGTAATTATGCCTTAAAAATCAATAATTCCCAAAAGACCTTTTCTCTTGGAAAAGGTGAAAATAAAATAAGATTTCCCTATCAAATCGATGGATTGAAAATCTGGCAGCCAAATGGTTGGGGAGATGCCAATCTTTATGATTTTAAAATTAATCTTTTAAAGGGAGAAAAAGAGATTCATGCAAAAAGCCTTAGAACGGGATTCAGAACTATAGAACTGGTTCAGGAAAAGGATGAAAAAGGGAAGTCTTTCTATTTTAAGGTCAATAATCAACCGTTATACATTAAAGGGACGAACTGGATTCCGGGAGATAGCTTTTCACCAAGGATTACGAAAGAAAAATATCAGAAACTGATAAAAGATTGCAAAGAGGCAAATATCAACATGATCCGCGTTTGGGGTGGTGGGATTTATGAAGATGATGAGTTTTATAAAGCATGTGATGAGAATGGAATTCTCGTGTGGCAGGATTTTATGTTTGCGGGAAGTTTTTATCCCTCTGATGCGGATTTTCTGAACAATGTAAAAGAGGAGGTAAAAGATCAGGTCACTCGTTTGCAGAATCATCCTTCCATAGCTTTATGGTGTGGAAACAATGAAGTAGACGAAGCTATTGTCAACTGGGGATACCAGAAACAATTTAAATATTCGAAAGAAGATTCTTTGCAGGTTTGGAAAGATTACAGAAAGGTCTTTCATGAATTAATTCCCAATACATTAAAAGAAAAGCTGGCCCCTGATAAGAATATATATTGGCCAAGCTCGCCATCGATCGGCTGGGGCCATAAGGAAAGCCTTACAGAAGGTGACTCTCATTACTGGGGCGTGTGGTGGGGTGAACAGCCCTTTGAAGTGTATAATGAAAAAGTAGGGCGTTTCATGTCTGAATATGGATTTCAGGGAATGCCAAGTCTTGAGACCACGAAAACTATGTTTTCCGGAACTCCTCAACTCGATCTGAATAATGGTACTATAAAAGCACATGAAAAGCATGCAAGAGGTTGGGAAATCATCAATACATATATGGAACGGGATTATCCTGTACCTACTGATTTTATAAAATACAATTACATCTCACAACTGCTGCAGGCACGTGGAATGCAAATCGCTTTTGAAGCACATCGAAGAGCAAAACCTTATAATATGGGAACGTTATATTGGCAGCTTAACGATTGTTGGCCTGTGGTTTCGTGGTCTTCTATCGATTATTCCGGAAATTGGAAAGCTTTGCACTACCAGGTCAAAAGGAGTTTTGAGCAGCAGATTATTCTGGCAGAAGAAAAGGACAATAAACTGAATTTATTTGCTGTTAACGATCTTATACAGGACTTGAACGATGTAAGTGCAACCATAGAAGTAACCACATTTAAAGGGGAGATTATTAAAAGGATTCATTCCGGGAACAGGAATTTAAAGGATATTATATCCTTTGATCCGATAGAAATTGAAAAGATACTTGGCCGGTTTTCTAGGAACGAAGTATTTCTAAATGTGGTTTTAAATGATAAAAGTAACAAAGAAGTAGCACAAAATACTTATTTCCTTGTAAAGCCTAAAGATCTGAAGCTCTCAAAACCTGCGGTACATATCAAAAAAATATCTTCTTCAGAGATCGAAATATCTACGGATGTTTTAACTAAAAATATTTATCTGATGGGAGATACTCATTTCAGTGATAACTTCTTTGATTTGCTTCCCAAAAAAACAAGACGTATTAAACTTTCAAAGCCATTGGATAAAATAGAAGTGATGAGTTTATGGGACGCCATTAATCCCTGA
- a CDS encoding AEC family transporter, whose product MVNFVLIAVCILAGMVFRSTKSIHPDAHKGINTWILYLALPAVSFKYLPKVHWTLEMLFPIVATFLIAVFSFVFMSVYSKKKGYSRRSQSTMELISGYSNTSFIGFPLISAFYGESLLSIAIICDQTMFFSLSTLGIIAAVKGGSRSGKVSAVFILKRLITFPPLIGCISALILSQFIDFTAAEPFFDKLAATVSPLALFSVGLQLKFNGWKKLIPQMSVSMLYKLILAPAIVLGLAFLSGIKGDIAKITIFEAAMPTLVTSSIIAEQFRLNTKLTNLTIGFSIIVGFLTTAIWYRIIEIFFN is encoded by the coding sequence ATGGTGAATTTTGTTTTGATAGCGGTATGTATTTTGGCTGGAATGGTATTCAGATCAACCAAGTCAATACATCCGGATGCCCATAAAGGAATCAATACCTGGATTCTTTATCTGGCCCTGCCTGCCGTTTCATTTAAATATTTACCTAAAGTTCACTGGACACTTGAAATGCTTTTTCCTATTGTGGCGACATTCCTTATTGCGGTATTCAGTTTTGTGTTTATGTCGGTTTATAGCAAGAAAAAAGGTTATTCAAGGCGTTCACAAAGTACAATGGAGCTTATTAGCGGATACAGCAATACTTCCTTTATCGGTTTTCCCTTAATAAGTGCTTTTTATGGAGAAAGCCTTTTGAGCATTGCTATTATTTGTGATCAGACTATGTTTTTCAGTCTTTCTACCTTGGGAATTATTGCCGCAGTAAAAGGAGGTAGCAGGTCGGGGAAAGTAAGTGCGGTATTCATTTTGAAAAGACTGATCACATTTCCTCCGTTAATTGGATGTATCAGTGCGCTGATCCTCTCCCAGTTTATTGATTTTACAGCTGCTGAGCCCTTCTTTGATAAATTAGCTGCGACAGTAAGTCCATTAGCTTTGTTTTCCGTGGGGTTACAGTTGAAATTTAATGGCTGGAAAAAACTCATTCCCCAAATGTCTGTATCTATGCTGTATAAGCTGATACTGGCACCGGCGATTGTTTTGGGATTGGCTTTTCTTTCAGGCATTAAGGGAGATATTGCCAAAATTACCATCTTCGAAGCTGCAATGCCTACTCTTGTAACTTCAAGTATTATTGCCGAACAGTTCAGGCTGAATACCAAACTCACGAATTTAACCATTGGATTCAGTATTATCGTTGGATTCTTAACAACCGCTATCTGGTATAGAATAATTGAGATATTTTTTAATTAA
- a CDS encoding sulfite exporter TauE/SafE family protein gives MENYILLFFIGLLAGAINAAAGGGSFITFPALVYAGVPPIQANASSTVALFPGSLASAWKFREYIKPFPAISIVAMIILTLLGGCAGGLLLLYTPSSGFNLVVPWLLLLGSMAFAFGRQAGNWLRKKMHIGAGLVLGAQFLLGIYGGYFGGAVGIMMMAVWALFGLSDIKVINANKTLFTGIANAVAVVLFIFAGKVYWPETCTMMVATISGGYFGAHFTKKLDPVKLRTGIVILNFFITAVFFIKTYF, from the coding sequence ATGGAAAATTATATCCTGCTTTTTTTTATTGGACTCCTGGCCGGAGCGATTAATGCAGCAGCTGGCGGTGGATCATTTATTACATTTCCCGCACTTGTATATGCCGGTGTTCCCCCGATTCAGGCCAATGCTTCAAGTACCGTTGCCCTGTTTCCGGGAAGCTTAGCCAGTGCATGGAAATTCAGAGAATATATTAAACCTTTCCCTGCTATTTCAATAGTAGCGATGATTATACTGACTCTGCTGGGAGGTTGTGCCGGAGGTCTGTTATTGCTATATACACCATCCAGTGGATTCAATCTTGTCGTTCCATGGTTGCTTTTGTTAGGTTCCATGGCTTTTGCATTTGGGAGGCAGGCCGGTAACTGGTTGAGAAAGAAAATGCATATCGGAGCGGGATTAGTACTGGGTGCTCAGTTTCTTTTAGGAATATATGGCGGTTACTTTGGTGGAGCCGTAGGAATAATGATGATGGCCGTTTGGGCGTTATTCGGTTTATCGGATATTAAAGTAATCAATGCCAATAAAACCCTGTTTACAGGAATTGCCAATGCGGTAGCTGTTGTACTTTTTATTTTTGCAGGGAAGGTTTACTGGCCGGAAACCTGCACCATGATGGTTGCCACAATTTCAGGAGGTTATTTTGGAGCTCATTTTACAAAAAAGCTGGATCCTGTAAAACTGCGTACAGGAATAGTTATATTAAATTTCTTTATTACTGCGGTTTTTTTCATCAAAACTTACTTTTAA
- the priA gene encoding primosomal protein N' codes for MRYAQIVLPLNLKGSFTYKVPEELMPLLQTGMRVLVPFRGKKIYTGIVFEIHDTEPEGFIPREIISILDESPILPQEQIGFWNWLSAYYLCNLGEIYRFAFPSSLKLESETYLKLKPNVTVDFENLDVNEMYLIQALEVRQLINLTDLEAFIPKKDIIKTINSLIDLQYIEIDEKIGEKYKAKEVAYVRINEELLNNESLTVILGKLNKAPKQKDLFLLILSHQTENPDTFIKKSDLFEDGVFGHSHLKPLVDKNFIEEYYLQKDRLESYDGEIEEIEALSEAQKEAKEAVDEAFEERRNVLLHGVTSSGKTHIYLEKIEECVQQGKNVLFLLPEISLTKQITQRLEKKYGRKLGFYHQKLTDFEKVEVWRRIKNNDIQILIGTRNALFLPYQNLGLVIVDEEHDSAYKAREVSPYFNAKDSALVFGNFYDARVILGSATPSVESYYLARKEKMKYVFLNERFGNVQLPEFELINFKEAQDSKKVSGNFSLQLIDEIKKVLEERNQAIILHNRRGYANVLECESCGYVNYCSNCDVVMTYHKAANEMKCHYCGQRASRPKVCPKCHSENLNERGVGVEQIHEEVSKLFPENEVDRMDVDSMRKKFAYEKLYEKIEDRETDIVVGTQMISKGLDFDHIELVAIPKADSLLYVQDFRAEERAFQLITQVAGRAGRVSGKGKIYIQTFNPEHSVFQLIKMNKVSKIYYYFLKERQKFHYPPFTKLIMIELKHRREDKVNRASQFLGSVLRKYLPEECVLGPERSQIARINNLYQFQILLKLPRGKNYEKYKEQVLLSLKDFDEITAYQSIKKDVFVDF; via the coding sequence TTGCGATACGCCCAAATTGTTTTACCATTAAATTTAAAAGGTTCTTTTACTTACAAAGTGCCTGAAGAGCTAATGCCGTTACTACAAACCGGAATGAGGGTTTTAGTTCCGTTTCGTGGAAAAAAAATCTACACAGGAATTGTTTTTGAAATTCATGATACAGAACCGGAAGGGTTTATTCCAAGGGAAATCATTAGCATTCTGGACGAATCTCCTATTTTGCCCCAGGAGCAGATCGGTTTCTGGAACTGGCTTTCTGCCTATTACCTTTGTAATTTGGGTGAAATCTATCGTTTTGCATTTCCTTCCTCATTAAAGCTTGAAAGTGAAACATATCTGAAATTAAAGCCGAACGTAACAGTTGATTTTGAAAATCTGGATGTTAATGAAATGTATCTCATTCAGGCACTTGAAGTCCGGCAACTTATCAATCTTACAGATCTTGAAGCTTTTATTCCTAAAAAAGATATTATAAAAACAATCAATTCGTTGATTGATCTGCAATACATTGAAATCGATGAAAAGATTGGCGAAAAATACAAAGCGAAAGAAGTTGCTTACGTCAGGATCAACGAAGAACTTTTAAACAATGAAAGTCTTACTGTAATTCTCGGAAAACTGAACAAAGCACCTAAGCAAAAGGATCTTTTTCTTCTCATTTTATCACATCAGACTGAGAATCCGGATACTTTTATTAAAAAGTCAGATCTTTTTGAAGATGGAGTTTTTGGGCATTCCCATTTAAAGCCTCTGGTAGATAAAAACTTCATCGAAGAATATTATCTGCAAAAAGACAGGCTGGAAAGTTATGATGGGGAAATAGAAGAAATAGAAGCGCTTTCCGAGGCTCAGAAAGAAGCAAAAGAGGCAGTTGATGAAGCTTTTGAAGAAAGAAGAAATGTACTGCTTCATGGGGTGACTTCATCGGGAAAAACCCATATTTATTTAGAGAAGATAGAGGAGTGTGTTCAGCAGGGCAAAAATGTTTTGTTTTTGCTTCCTGAAATTTCTCTTACCAAACAAATTACGCAGAGGCTTGAAAAAAAATACGGTCGGAAATTGGGCTTCTATCACCAGAAGCTAACGGATTTTGAAAAAGTAGAGGTTTGGAGAAGAATCAAAAATAATGATATCCAAATCCTTATAGGAACAAGAAATGCACTGTTTCTGCCTTACCAGAATCTTGGGTTGGTCATTGTAGATGAAGAGCATGATTCTGCTTATAAAGCAAGGGAGGTTTCCCCTTATTTTAATGCAAAAGATTCTGCCTTGGTATTTGGTAATTTTTATGATGCCCGTGTGATCTTAGGTTCTGCCACTCCTTCCGTGGAAAGCTATTATCTAGCCCGTAAGGAGAAAATGAAATATGTTTTCCTTAATGAAAGATTCGGAAATGTTCAGTTGCCGGAATTTGAACTTATAAATTTTAAAGAAGCTCAGGATTCTAAAAAAGTTTCAGGAAATTTCTCGTTACAACTGATCGATGAAATAAAAAAAGTACTGGAAGAGCGGAATCAGGCTATTATACTTCATAACCGCCGTGGTTATGCCAATGTTCTGGAATGTGAATCCTGTGGATATGTTAATTATTGTTCCAATTGTGATGTGGTAATGACATATCATAAGGCTGCGAATGAAATGAAATGCCATTATTGCGGACAACGGGCTTCCAGGCCTAAAGTATGTCCGAAATGCCATTCAGAGAATCTGAATGAAAGAGGAGTTGGTGTTGAACAGATCCATGAAGAAGTTTCCAAATTATTTCCTGAAAACGAGGTAGATCGTATGGATGTCGATTCCATGCGGAAAAAATTTGCCTATGAAAAACTTTATGAAAAGATTGAAGACAGGGAAACTGATATTGTAGTGGGCACACAGATGATTTCAAAAGGATTGGATTTCGATCATATTGAACTGGTCGCTATTCCTAAAGCGGATTCTTTATTATATGTACAGGACTTCAGAGCTGAAGAAAGGGCCTTCCAGCTGATTACCCAGGTTGCGGGAAGGGCAGGACGGGTGTCTGGAAAAGGAAAAATCTATATTCAAACATTTAATCCTGAGCATTCAGTCTTTCAGCTGATCAAAATGAATAAGGTTTCCAAGATCTACTACTATTTTTTAAAAGAGCGCCAGAAATTCCATTATCCGCCTTTCACAAAGCTTATTATGATTGAGCTGAAACACAGGAGAGAAGATAAAGTAAACAGGGCTTCCCAGTTTCTGGGTTCTGTTCTAAGAAAATACCTTCCCGAAGAATGTGTTTTAGGTCCGGAAAGGTCTCAGATTGCAAGGATTAATAATCTGTATCAGTTCCAGATATTACTCAAACTTCCCCGTGGAAAAAACTATGAAAAATACAAAGAGCAGGTTTTGCTAAGTTTAAAAGATTTTGATGAAATAACTGCTTATCAGAGCATCAAAAAAGATGTTTTCGTGGATTTTTAA
- the dacB gene encoding D-alanyl-D-alanine carboxypeptidase/D-alanyl-D-alanine-endopeptidase: protein MVNFRKYISSVAVLASGFFLAQSTVSTVLYSQAYDNQKTNLNLPSPITSVVEKTILSAKELVDINVNTLVSDPVLKNASWGFVVYDPKTKKVISSYNENTPLVPASTTKLLTTETALNLLGENYRWMTQLEYSGSIDENGVLNGNLYVVGSGDPSLGTNKGGALSYREIVSDFLSGISHEGIKRVNGDIIIQTALFKGNISRLPENVVWLENNNYYLPVGTTREINPANEKLIVKKSGNFSTEKKYFYVSPYANQMVYADKYEGDGVLTTKLPDAPAYLANTLRATMVKSGIAVSGKVTPKMTDPMPESRKLISAYKSPTLSDIIYYTNQHSDNSLAEALLKTVGFQKLGDQTSESGRIVVTTHLKENAFDINGLNYMDGSGLSRSNTVTPISQAKFLTSLMDEKYYKAYLTSLPVGGQSGTLKRMFIGTGNGQIFAKTGTLNKVKTLAGYMKTNSGKTLVFSLMVNNYAGSVDMVKKRMERLLEPALDL from the coding sequence ATGGTAAATTTCAGAAAATATATTTCAAGCGTAGCGGTACTGGCTTCTGGGTTTTTCCTTGCTCAATCTACCGTTTCTACCGTTCTTTACTCTCAGGCTTATGACAATCAGAAAACGAATTTAAACTTACCTTCTCCTATAACTTCTGTTGTGGAGAAAACAATTCTGTCGGCTAAAGAACTCGTAGATATTAATGTAAACACTCTGGTTTCCGATCCTGTGCTGAAAAATGCATCATGGGGATTTGTAGTGTACGACCCGAAAACAAAGAAAGTAATTTCTTCATACAATGAAAACACTCCTTTGGTTCCTGCTTCTACAACAAAACTTTTGACCACAGAAACAGCTTTGAATCTGTTGGGAGAGAACTATCGTTGGATGACTCAGCTGGAATACTCAGGAAGTATAGATGAAAATGGGGTTTTAAATGGTAATCTTTACGTCGTAGGAAGCGGGGATCCATCGCTTGGAACAAACAAAGGCGGAGCGTTATCCTATAGAGAGATTGTTTCAGACTTTCTTAGTGGAATCTCTCACGAAGGAATCAAAAGGGTAAATGGTGATATTATCATCCAGACAGCACTTTTCAAAGGTAATATTTCAAGACTTCCGGAAAATGTTGTTTGGTTGGAAAATAACAACTATTATTTACCGGTTGGAACCACCCGTGAGATTAATCCGGCTAATGAAAAACTGATTGTAAAGAAATCAGGTAATTTCTCTACTGAGAAAAAGTATTTTTATGTATCTCCTTATGCCAATCAGATGGTATATGCGGATAAATATGAAGGAGATGGTGTTCTTACCACTAAGCTACCTGACGCCCCGGCATATCTTGCCAATACTTTAAGAGCGACCATGGTGAAAAGTGGAATTGCAGTTAGTGGAAAAGTTACTCCAAAAATGACAGATCCTATGCCGGAGAGCAGAAAGCTGATTTCAGCATACAAATCTCCGACTTTGAGCGATATTATTTATTACACCAACCAGCATAGTGATAATTCTTTAGCAGAAGCACTGTTAAAAACAGTAGGATTCCAGAAACTGGGAGATCAGACTTCAGAATCGGGAAGAATTGTTGTAACAACCCATTTGAAAGAAAATGCCTTTGATATTAATGGTTTAAACTATATGGACGGAAGTGGGCTTTCAAGAAGCAATACCGTTACTCCTATTTCACAGGCGAAGTTTTTAACTTCATTAATGGATGAAAAGTATTATAAAGCTTACCTGACTTCACTTCCTGTAGGAGGACAATCGGGAACATTAAAGAGAATGTTTATCGGAACAGGAAACGGACAGATATTTGCTAAGACAGGAACTTTAAATAAAGTAAAAACTCTGGCAGGGTATATGAAAACCAATTCCGGGAAGACCCTTGTGTTCTCACTGATGGTTAACAACTATGCAGGATCCGTAGATATGGTGAAGAAAAGAATGGAAAGGCTGCTGGAACCGGCATTAGACCTTTAA
- a CDS encoding M1 family aminopeptidase translates to MEKLYLVVLCIISFGLLHSQNQNIEMKGLIAKEMKTFAQKMTAPNINPHTLNYDLQYQRMDVSLDPAVYNISGSVTSHFKPNQSMSSIYFDLANTLTVSQVKYHGNNLTFQQLSTKEVKIDFPSSLPANVLDSLTIQYAGPPDTANNAFSTGSQNGELILSTLSEPYGAQDWFPTKQSLNDKIDRFDFKITTPNQYNVAANGKLMSETALPNNKKLTFWRTMYPTSAYLVALAITNFVKLNDTMGNPPFPFVNYVYPTTVNNTAVMSNIEWTKQIMNTFETYFGLYPFRNEKYGHMEFQYGGVCMEHQTMSSMSSWGKSVIAHELAHQWFGDKVTCGSWNDIWLNEGFATFGEHLANEKLLMTQPEFMNYLSGQKDYITSSPGGSTYVADANLGNQGAIFSGRLSYAKGGYILRMLKWILGDAAFYQAIQEYHSRPNLAYSYAKTADLTASLLQSTGKDFSGFFSDWVYGEGYPTYDIRWRESSNQTITIKVSQTQSNSSVSFYEMPLPIKVNGTAGQVAYLTLNNTSNNQYFVEAVPFPIANVQFNYEYQILERNSTVAKDNSLSVENIEKDQFALYPNPAKNELYLKGMEKSAEFVIYSIDGKLVRSGKYQPGKSIHIAELIPGVYIFKIDDRNVKFVKE, encoded by the coding sequence ATGGAAAAACTTTATCTTGTAGTTTTATGCATTATTTCATTTGGATTATTGCATAGTCAGAATCAAAATATTGAAATGAAGGGATTAATAGCAAAAGAGATGAAAACTTTTGCCCAAAAGATGACGGCACCCAATATTAATCCCCACACATTAAACTATGATCTGCAGTACCAGAGGATGGATGTAAGCCTGGATCCTGCAGTTTACAATATCTCTGGTTCGGTAACATCACATTTTAAGCCCAATCAAAGCATGAGCAGTATCTATTTTGATTTGGCCAATACATTAACGGTTTCCCAAGTGAAATACCATGGAAATAATTTGACCTTTCAGCAATTATCCACGAAAGAGGTAAAAATTGACTTCCCTTCCTCCCTTCCTGCGAATGTGCTTGATTCATTAACGATACAGTATGCAGGCCCACCGGATACGGCAAATAATGCTTTTTCCACCGGTTCCCAAAACGGGGAGCTTATTCTCTCAACCCTTAGTGAACCTTATGGCGCGCAGGATTGGTTTCCGACAAAACAAAGTTTAAATGATAAAATTGACCGTTTTGATTTTAAAATTACAACACCAAATCAGTATAACGTAGCTGCCAATGGAAAGCTAATGTCTGAGACAGCACTTCCGAATAATAAAAAGCTGACATTCTGGAGAACAATGTACCCAACCAGTGCATATTTAGTAGCCCTTGCTATCACTAATTTTGTTAAGCTTAATGATACTATGGGAAATCCACCTTTCCCTTTTGTAAATTATGTATATCCTACAACTGTAAATAATACGGCAGTAATGTCCAATATAGAATGGACCAAACAGATCATGAACACTTTTGAAACTTATTTCGGTCTTTATCCTTTCCGTAATGAGAAGTATGGACATATGGAGTTTCAGTACGGAGGAGTGTGTATGGAGCATCAGACGATGTCTTCAATGAGTTCCTGGGGAAAAAGTGTAATAGCTCATGAGCTGGCTCACCAATGGTTTGGGGATAAAGTAACGTGTGGTTCGTGGAATGATATCTGGCTGAATGAAGGATTTGCCACATTCGGGGAGCATCTTGCCAATGAAAAGTTACTGATGACCCAACCTGAATTTATGAATTACTTATCAGGTCAGAAAGATTATATTACCAGTTCGCCAGGAGGAAGCACTTATGTTGCTGATGCTAACCTAGGGAATCAGGGGGCTATTTTCAGTGGAAGATTATCTTATGCGAAAGGAGGCTATATTCTGAGAATGCTAAAATGGATCTTAGGAGACGCTGCTTTTTATCAGGCAATTCAGGAATATCATTCCAGACCCAACTTAGCCTACAGCTACGCAAAAACAGCAGATCTTACGGCTTCTTTACTACAATCTACCGGTAAGGATTTTTCGGGATTTTTCAGTGATTGGGTGTATGGTGAAGGGTATCCTACCTATGATATCAGATGGAGGGAGTCTTCTAATCAAACCATTACGATTAAAGTTAGCCAGACTCAAAGTAATTCTTCCGTAAGCTTTTATGAAATGCCTCTTCCGATAAAGGTAAACGGAACAGCAGGACAGGTCGCTTATCTTACTTTAAACAATACCTCAAATAATCAATATTTTGTAGAAGCGGTACCGTTCCCGATTGCCAATGTTCAGTTCAATTATGAATACCAGATTTTGGAAAGAAATTCTACTGTAGCAAAAGATAATAGCCTGAGCGTTGAAAATATTGAGAAAGATCAGTTTGCACTATATCCAAATCCGGCTAAAAATGAACTTTATCTCAAAGGAATGGAAAAATCAGCAGAATTTGTCATCTATTCCATAGACGGTAAGTTGGTAAGATCCGGAAAATATCAACCCGGAAAGTCTATCCATATTGCTGAGCTTATTCCCGGAGTATATATCTTTAAAATCGATGATAGAAATGTGAAATTTGTGAAAGAGTAA